The uncultured Bacteroides sp. DNA segment TTAAAAATAACTCACGACACATATAGGGCACACTTTCGCGATGAAAGCAGTGCCCTTTTTCCATCTGTAATAATAGCAGGCGATGGCTTCATTCTAGTGAAGTTTGGTAATGCATATAGTAAGATATCAATTGTTATAGGCTATCAGGGCTGACGCATTAAAAATTCTGTGGCAATAAAAGTTCACAAAGGAATTGTGTATCCCATCCAGCAGCCTTTCTTTTACCTTTAATGCTGCCTTTTCTGGGGCTTTTCTTTAATAACATAAGAGCAATCTTATTCATCAAAGAAAAGTTCTGGGCAGCATTCCCGGTTTTTCTTCCCATGTCTTCTCCAAAAGAGACGTCCAACTGCCAATGCAGGCAATTTTCCACAGACCAATGCGCACGCACGGCACCTGCTATTTTCTCAGCATCCAATCCAAGAGAGGTTATATAATATCTTTTTTCCACGGATGTCTTGCCTGTCTTAAGAATTGTCCGTTCTGAAGTAACTCTGACTACAGACTTTATGCCGACCCATTGGGGAAAGATGAGTCCCATTGTACGGTTGTTATAGACAAAACATTCTCTTATTTCCTTGCGACCATGCCCTGTCTCTTCTGTCCTGAACTTGGCATACCGCCGCGCATAATATTCCTTATTCACGTCTACCCTTTTTGCATCCATGTCATCAAACCATGATTCCAAGCTCTTGTGTAAATTCTTGTGGTTATCCTTCACGTTCAACACATAATCGGCTTTCCTTTCTATTATCTTTTTGGCTATCTCGGTCTGGCATCCCATGGCATCAATGGTCACTATGCAATTTTCCAAATCCAATGCGTTTAAAAGTTCGGGGATTGCCGTGATCTCATTGCTCTTTTGACTAACCTTAACCTGACCCAGTGTGATTCCGTTTGCTGCCGCCCAGGCACTGACCATATGAAGTTTGAAGCCTTTCTCTCCATCAGGGTTGGAGCGGCTGCATTTACTAGCACCGCAGATAGTCTTTCCGTCAATAGCCACTACACCTTCATACTTGTGGCACAGTTCTGACATCCAGCACCGAAAAACACCTTCAAAATACTCAGGAGAAAGACTGCTGAAGAAACGGTTGAAAGTATCATGAGAGGGAATGCGGTTCAAGGACGGTATACGGTCGGCGAAAAAAACTTTCCGGGAGCGCCCGAATTCTTCTATTTCATACCAACTCTCTGCTCCGCAAATAACTGCGGCCATAGCGATATACACAATCACTTCTACCGAATGCTCTCTTTTTCTGTCGACACGCATGTCTGTTATTTTTTCACAAAGCTTAATTATACTCATTTTGTCGTTAGTTTATCTCTCTTTTTATTTATAAAGATACAAATTAAAAACAACATAATAAACAATTATAAGCTTATTTTATAGATAAAAAATGGTAAATAAAAAATGAATATATTAAACCTTTTAAGTAAAATATATAATGCGTCAGCCCTGTATAGGCTATAAACCACACATAGAACATCCCCATGTTGTTCATAAAAACATCCCCATGTTATAATACTCAACATGGGGATGTTTTTGTATATAACATGGGGATGTTGTGGTATCTCAATAGCTGCTTTCCATAGATAGAGGATATGTTTTCTAAAGAATGAAGAAGAATATAGTAATCTATGGAGCAAATTACATCGGAAGCATGCGCCATTGGCAACTACTCTTTACGATATAAAGAAGCGTATTAAATGACTGATGGGTATCACCGAAATAGGGCTCAAACGTGAATCCATTGATAATATGAGGAACATATTTGAATAAATACTTGAGGTAACTAAAGGGTTAAACGAATTTGAATTTGCGCAGGAAATTCCTGCACAAATTCTGAATATTCCGGAAATATTGAATCTGTTAGGCCAGGAGCTATTTACTCAAGTTGAGGAAGAATTTATTAATTCTGCCATTGCTCGGACAAATTGGGAAAACCACATGATTCAGATGAATAGTCGCTTGTCATTGGGGTAGGATAAAGTTGATTTTAGATGATCCTTTGTCGCAGACGGGACAAAACGAGCAGATAAATGGTATTTTTCTACTCACATATTTTCTCTTCGGGAAATTTAAACAGTTTCTAATTGCCAAGTAGGAAAATTATGAGGTAACATTCGCCATCGGTAGCCTGTTTTAAGCAGATAGAAAATAGCATCAAATATTTCTCTTAAAGAATGTTTTCTCTTGCGTTTGTCCTCTAGAATAACTAAGATTGTGCGCCATTAGCTATCGATCAAACTCCTAGGATCGGTTGTATTCATCTTTTCTTTATATTTTTGGTGCTCATCATAAAGACACGAATAAATTACTATACAATAGACTGATAACCAATGTATTTCCTATTCCTCACTTCCATTTATGCCCTTTTTAAACAGCTTCTTAGTAAATACGACTTCAGAATTGACTTCGTAACCCTTGCTCATTGTTCTGCAACTCTTAAACCATGAGAATGTTTGTTCAGTTGATACATTGATATTTTATCGTAGACACGGCAAAAAAGAAAAATGAAATGTCAAGAAATAGAGTTTACTTGAGTGACAAAACTGTAAGACTAAAGAGTATACCCATTTACAATAGCTGCATAGTTATTTCTTAACGCTCATCAGTTAAATATAATTAAATATCACACATAAAACATTGTTTGTAAATTCATTATTATAGATTTGTAGTGTTGTACAAATGTAACACACTGAAACTCTATGATAGCAATTAAAGATTTAGTTTTTTACTACAAGAAAGAAAGACCTGTTTTAGATAACATTTCAATAAAAATTGAGAGTGGTATATACGGACTTCTTGGTGAGAATGGAGCCGGAAAAAGTTCTTTGCTACATCTTATTTCCGGTTTGCTTTTTCCCAAAAGTGGAACCTGTAAAATTGATGGTTATGAATCATCTTTGCGCAATCCTGAAATGATGGCTCAATTATTCTTCTTACCAGACGAATTTCGAATACCAATGACAAGCATTCGTGATTTTGCCAAACGGCACTCAGCTTTTTATTCTAATTTCAATTTAGAGATCTTCGAAGAGAATCTGAACGATTTTAAGATTAACGGATATAAAAGAATGACAGAGCTGTCACTAGGCCAAAAGAAAAAAGCAATAATTTCTTATGTTCTAGCTCTCAACACTCCAATAATCTTAATGGATGAACCCACAAATGGGCTAGATATCACATCCAAAGACATTTTAAAGAAAATGATTGCACGGACTATTTCAGATGATCAATGTTTGATTATTTCTACTCATCAAGTATACGACTTTGAAAATTTATTGGATGCTGTTATTATTCTCGGTCAACAGAAAGTGCTATTAAATAGTACAATGGAAGAAATTACGAATAAGCTTGTTTTCACACAAACTGAAGCTGAACCTCAAAATGCACTATATAGCAAACAGACAGTGCAAGGTTATTCTTCTGTTCTCATTAATGATTATAGCAAAGAAAGTACTGTAAATATTGATTTACTATATAAAACGGTACTAAGAAATGACGGAATAATAGAGGATTTGTTTAATTTGTAAATCAATCGAAAATGAAAGATATTTTTAGCTTTAAAAGGTTTATAATGTTGGAGAGATATAAATTTCCAGAGACTAAAATTCACAGCCTTTTTTTTATAATTATAGTAACTGGAATTTACTTCTTACTCTTATTTTGTGAGATTCAGGACAAGCACGGTAAGTACGGTAGTTTAGTTGTGTCTCTTACAATATTAATGCTTGCCGTCTCACCTTGTTTATTTGAAAATTCATTGAACAAATATAATTCTATATTTGATTTTATTTTGCCAGCATCTATCTTTGAAAAGTTTATACATCTATATCTGAAGTACGTTATCTTTATTCCGATTCTATGCTGGGGAACTATCTGGGTATTCAATTCTATCATATCTGTTATTGGGTTGACTGAATTAAATGAGTTCACTTCAGTGATCAGTAGAATTGTTTCTATAAAAGAAGAACTTATGGTATATATAATGTTACAACCCATCTTTTTCACTGGATATTTTTTATTTAAAAACAAGGTACTCATTAAGTCAATCATGGCATCTATCCTCATATCTCTATTTATTGGCATTATTATAATAGAAATAATAAATAATTTGATACCTGAAACTCATGGAATACAGATTAATAATATACTCTCATTTTCACCCACGTTTAATATTCCATTATCGGAGCATTCCGAAATTATATTGAGGATATGTAATTATGCCGGACCAATCATCTATTTTTTAGGATTATGGATTACAAGTTTCTTCTTATTTAAAGAAAAAGAAATTTAAAATGGACTTTAAAACAAACAAACCGATATATCGGCAAATCGTTGATTTGTGTCTCAGTAAGATACTTACAAAAGAATGGCAAACAGAAGAGCGTATTCCATCTGTCAGAGAGTTTGCAGCACTCTTGATGGTAAATCCGCATACGGTGTTGAAAGCCTTTGAATTTCTGCAAACAGAAGAGGTTATCTATCCAAAACGAGGAATGGGATTTTTCTTAGCAAAAGATGCGATAAATAAAGTCATGAAAATACAAAAGAAAGAATTTTTCGAAACGACGTTAAGAGAAACATTTAGTGCTATGGATTTATTAGGCATTAGCATAAATGAAATATTAGATAGATATGTAAATTGGAAAAAATAAGAATATGAAGAAGCAAGCCAAAAAGATTCTAATTGTTACGTTGCTAATCTATTCAATTGCAATGATTATAAAAATATATATACTAGTGGTGGGGGCTAATAGGTATATTCAATGATAAGACATATATCTATTAATTAAATATTTAACCATCTATTTTGTGGACATATATATCTTGCCAAACTGGTAAGGCTGGGCTTTGTTGTCTTTAATGTGCTCAATAAACATCTAATGAAAAACAAATAATGTTATGAAAAATCAGCTTATCTCAATTTTAATGTGCTTGTTAAGTTCAGGCAGTTGGGCACAAAATATCACTATAAAAGGGCGAATTATAGAAAAACTAGAAGGCCAAGTTACGGCGGTGGCGTTTGCTAATATCTCTTTAGTAAAAGATGATTCAACTTTTGTTATTGGAACAACTTCCGGGCCCAAAGGCGCTTTTACAATTTCAAATATTGAACCTGGAAGCTATCTGTTATCTTCTTCTTTTGTAGGCTATATTCCCGTGGAAGTAGAATTGAGAAATTTAGTTAAATCAATTGATTTAGGCTATATTGTGATGAGCGAATCTTCTATCGCTTTAAAAGAAGTAACAGTGTCGGCAAGTAATATCACTCAGAAGATAGATCGTATGATTATTCAACCGACAGCAAGCATGCTTAAAAGTGCTTATAGCTCGTATGACCTATTAAATAACATGATGATCCCCCGGCTACTTGTTAATTCTATGGCTAAAACAATAGAAGTTAATGGTGGTGGCGAAGTACAAATGCGTATCAATGGTATTAAAGCATCCGATACAGAAATTGCAGCTCTACGAGCACAAGATATTGTCCGTGTAGAGTTTATAGAAAATCCAGGGCAAAGATACGGAAGTTCTAGTTTAGGGGCAGTAGTTGATATCATTGTCTGCAAACGTGATGCTGGAGGTTTAGTAAATATTCAGGCTACCGATTCTCCTCATATGCTATTCGGTGAGAATAATTTGTCGGTAAAATTTAATCATGGCAAATCAGAATGGGGGCTTAACTATGGCCTTACTGATAAAGAATTTAAAAAAATAAAACGTGATTTAAATGAAACTTATTATCTCGGAGATAAAACAATTGAACGTATTCAGAAGGGAGACAATGACAAAATGAAATTCTTCAAACATACTATCAATCTGTCGTATAACTTGTCTGATGTCAATAAATATACGTTTAATGTTGCATTTCGTAATAATATAAATAATACTCCTTATGACAATAGAACAAATAAATTTTATTCACAAGGAAGTTCGGATTATATTTTATCTAAAACGAGGAACAGCTTTTCGAGTTACTCGCCTTCACTGGATATCTATTTTCAGCGTATACTTCCAAACAATCAGAAAGTGGAATTCAACTTAATTGGAACACTTATAAATACGGACCTTGAAAGGAATTATCGGGAATTTACTCCCGAAACTGAACTGACATCCATTCTGACAATAGTGAATGGAAATAAACGTTCCATTATTGGTGAAGGTATCTATGACAAGGAGTTTAAAGATATAAAAATAAGTGCAGGGGTTCGTCATTATCAGATGTATGCAGAAAACAAATACACAGGAACAAGTTCCGAGATTTCGGACATGAACCAATCTAAGACATCAGCATTCTGCGAGTTGCAAGGTAAAATTAAAACATTCAACTATGCAGTTGGCGCAGGAGTCTCACATTCTTATTTTAAAGAAGGAGATGAGAGCAATACTTATTTTCTTTTTACCCCGACCATACGTTTAAGCATTGCGCCACATAAAAATGGTAATCTTAGTTATAGATTTAATATAGATCCGTCTATTCCTTCGTTAAGTTCACTCACTAATGTAGAACAGGCATTAGATACAATTCAAATTGTACGAGGAAACCCTAAACTAAAGACATTTAAGATATTCAGTAATCTGCTAAACTACAGCTATTTCATAAACAAGTTTATCATTTCTTTCAATATGGATCATCAATTTCAGAAGAATCCTATTATGGAAAGTATATTTATAGAGAACAATAAGCTCATTATAATGGATGAGAATCAACATTCATTTCAGCGATTAAACACAAATCTAACTTTCGGCATAAGAAGCCTTTCTATTGGAGCTTTAAAAGATTTTCTTTCACTTAGTGTTGCTGTTGGTTATACAAAGTATTGGTCTAAAGGGATTTTGTATAGTCATGCATATGATGACTTTTACTATAACACTATGGGGATGCTATCTTATAAAAGCGTCTCTTTGTTAGCACAATACAGTAGAAACCCATATTCATTATTTGGAGAGACCATTCAGAAATCTGAAAATAAAACGGCCTTTATGGTGATGTATAATAATAAAAAACTTCAAATCGGTGCTGGTATATTATTTCCCTTTACTAACAATTATCGCACAGGAAGTGAACGTAAAAGCAGGATTGCTCCTTTAACCTCGTGGACTTATGCAAAAGAAGCTGGCAAAATGATCACTCTTACTGTTGCATATAATTTTGAGTTTGGTAAAAAATATAAGTCAGGCAAAAAAAATCTGAATAATTCGGATAATGATGCTGGTATTTTAAATACGAATAGATAATGTTCCAC contains these protein-coding regions:
- a CDS encoding ISAs1 family transposase — translated: MSIIKLCEKITDMRVDRKREHSVEVIVYIAMAAVICGAESWYEIEEFGRSRKVFFADRIPSLNRIPSHDTFNRFFSSLSPEYFEGVFRCWMSELCHKYEGVVAIDGKTICGASKCSRSNPDGEKGFKLHMVSAWAAANGITLGQVKVSQKSNEITAIPELLNALDLENCIVTIDAMGCQTEIAKKIIERKADYVLNVKDNHKNLHKSLESWFDDMDAKRVDVNKEYYARRYAKFRTEETGHGRKEIRECFVYNNRTMGLIFPQWVGIKSVVRVTSERTILKTGKTSVEKRYYITSLGLDAEKIAGAVRAHWSVENCLHWQLDVSFGEDMGRKTGNAAQNFSLMNKIALMLLKKSPRKGSIKGKRKAAGWDTQFLCELLLPQNF
- a CDS encoding ABC transporter ATP-binding protein, whose translation is MIAIKDLVFYYKKERPVLDNISIKIESGIYGLLGENGAGKSSLLHLISGLLFPKSGTCKIDGYESSLRNPEMMAQLFFLPDEFRIPMTSIRDFAKRHSAFYSNFNLEIFEENLNDFKINGYKRMTELSLGQKKKAIISYVLALNTPIILMDEPTNGLDITSKDILKKMIARTISDDQCLIISTHQVYDFENLLDAVIILGQQKVLLNSTMEEITNKLVFTQTEAEPQNALYSKQTVQGYSSVLINDYSKESTVNIDLLYKTVLRNDGIIEDLFNL
- a CDS encoding GntR family transcriptional regulator; its protein translation is MDFKTNKPIYRQIVDLCLSKILTKEWQTEERIPSVREFAALLMVNPHTVLKAFEFLQTEEVIYPKRGMGFFLAKDAINKVMKIQKKEFFETTLRETFSAMDLLGISINEILDRYVNWKK
- a CDS encoding carboxypeptidase-like regulatory domain-containing protein, which translates into the protein MKNQLISILMCLLSSGSWAQNITIKGRIIEKLEGQVTAVAFANISLVKDDSTFVIGTTSGPKGAFTISNIEPGSYLLSSSFVGYIPVEVELRNLVKSIDLGYIVMSESSIALKEVTVSASNITQKIDRMIIQPTASMLKSAYSSYDLLNNMMIPRLLVNSMAKTIEVNGGGEVQMRINGIKASDTEIAALRAQDIVRVEFIENPGQRYGSSSLGAVVDIIVCKRDAGGLVNIQATDSPHMLFGENNLSVKFNHGKSEWGLNYGLTDKEFKKIKRDLNETYYLGDKTIERIQKGDNDKMKFFKHTINLSYNLSDVNKYTFNVAFRNNINNTPYDNRTNKFYSQGSSDYILSKTRNSFSSYSPSLDIYFQRILPNNQKVEFNLIGTLINTDLERNYREFTPETELTSILTIVNGNKRSIIGEGIYDKEFKDIKISAGVRHYQMYAENKYTGTSSEISDMNQSKTSAFCELQGKIKTFNYAVGAGVSHSYFKEGDESNTYFLFTPTIRLSIAPHKNGNLSYRFNIDPSIPSLSSLTNVEQALDTIQIVRGNPKLKTFKIFSNLLNYSYFINKFIISFNMDHQFQKNPIMESIFIENNKLIIMDENQHSFQRLNTNLTFGIRSLSIGALKDFLSLSVAVGYTKYWSKGILYSHAYDDFYYNTMGMLSYKSVSLLAQYSRNPYSLFGETIQKSENKTAFMVMYNNKKLQIGAGILFPFTNNYRTGSERKSRIAPLTSWTYAKEAGKMITLTVAYNFEFGKKYKSGKKNLNNSDNDAGILNTNR